Below is a genomic region from Rhodohalobacter sp. 614A.
GGCGGATTCTGGCTCGTCCTCACTCTATTTTTAATGATTTGGGGAAACGACGTTTTCGCATATTTTGGCGGCAAAAGGTTTGGTAAACGTAAATTGGCTCCAAGTATAAGTCCCAATAAAACAGTGGAAGGATTCTGGTTTGGCTTTTTAGGTGCCGCTGTAGGTTTTTTGATTGTCTATTTTATAGCCGATCCCTTTCCGCTTTCAATCCAGGCCATTTTGCCGACGGTTATTTTTATCGGAACCTTGGGGCCGATTGGAGATATTGCCGCCAGCCGGTTAAAACGATTGGCCAATGTCAAAGATTCCTCCACTTTGCTGCCCGGACACGGTGGTTTTTTTGACCGTTTCGACTCCATGATTCTTTCAGCTCCCTTCATCTATTTTCTCTATTATCTGATTCTCTAATTTCTTGTTTCCCGGATTGATTTTTCGGGCAAATATGTTTCTATCACATGGACACAAAAAAGATCATAATATCAGGCGGAACCGGCTTTGTAGGCACTTATTTGAGTGCCGAGCTTTTAAAACAAGGCCATT
It encodes:
- a CDS encoding phosphatidate cytidylyltransferase, which translates into the protein MSELTKRVLFAVPGAAVMLIITWIGGLAFEILFGLITILTIWEIHRILRHTHDRDLFPLSFLVAILVWFFSDFPMWAVYMVSGIGILVSLLAFVYGRHEFPRRWFATLFSGIYAPTGFLMIVFIRDLMPGSGGFWLVLTLFLMIWGNDVFAYFGGKRFGKRKLAPSISPNKTVEGFWFGFLGAAVGFLIVYFIADPFPLSIQAILPTVIFIGTLGPIGDIAASRLKRLANVKDSSTLLPGHGGFFDRFDSMILSAPFIYFLYYLIL